The following are encoded together in the Bradyrhizobium sp. CCGUVB1N3 genome:
- a CDS encoding ABC transporter substrate-binding protein — protein MKLTYRTTLLALASAAIISQIQPASAAELTVMATGGEWQTALRKAWFEPFAKKMGVQFNEQEYTGELGKIKAMVETGNVPIDLVTVETSTVLQGCDAGVLIRLDYSKVADRSRFLPGTALDCGVGIDVYGDVLAYDTTVLKEPPTSVLDIFDTKKFPGKRAMRKAPAQNLEWALMADGVPIADVYKVLGTPAGVDRAFKKLDTIKKDIVWWEAGAQPPQLLASKEVVMTTAWNGRIQNAIDKDKRPFAIVWDNQIVEYDMIAIPKGAKNLDLAYKYLAYAAEPEVSAQLGSHIPYGPVMADATPFVPKDVLPKLPTAPDHMKAYLVGDVEFWGDHGEDLVKRFNAWLAQ, from the coding sequence ATGAAGCTGACCTACAGGACGACCTTGCTTGCCTTGGCAAGCGCTGCGATCATTTCGCAGATTCAGCCCGCCAGCGCCGCAGAACTCACCGTGATGGCGACCGGCGGCGAATGGCAGACGGCGCTACGGAAGGCCTGGTTCGAGCCGTTCGCCAAGAAGATGGGCGTCCAGTTCAACGAGCAGGAATACACGGGCGAACTCGGCAAGATCAAAGCGATGGTCGAGACCGGCAACGTACCGATCGACCTCGTGACCGTTGAGACCTCGACCGTCCTTCAAGGCTGCGACGCCGGCGTGCTGATCCGCCTCGACTATTCGAAGGTGGCCGATCGCTCGCGGTTCCTGCCCGGTACCGCTTTGGACTGCGGCGTCGGCATCGACGTCTATGGTGATGTGCTGGCTTACGACACCACCGTGCTGAAAGAGCCGCCGACGTCAGTGCTCGATATCTTCGACACCAAGAAATTCCCCGGCAAGCGCGCCATGCGCAAGGCGCCGGCGCAAAATCTCGAATGGGCGCTGATGGCCGACGGCGTGCCGATCGCCGACGTCTACAAGGTGCTGGGAACGCCTGCCGGGGTCGACCGCGCTTTCAAGAAGCTCGATACAATCAAGAAAGATATCGTCTGGTGGGAAGCCGGCGCACAGCCGCCGCAATTGCTCGCGTCCAAGGAAGTGGTGATGACGACCGCCTGGAACGGGCGCATTCAAAACGCGATCGACAAGGACAAGCGTCCGTTCGCCATCGTCTGGGACAATCAGATCGTCGAATACGACATGATTGCCATTCCGAAGGGCGCAAAGAATCTCGACCTCGCCTACAAATATCTCGCCTATGCGGCCGAGCCCGAGGTGAGCGCGCAACTCGGCAGCCATATCCCCTATGGTCCGGTGATGGCGGATGCGACGCCGTTCGTTCCCAAGGATGTGCTGCCGAAACTGCCGACGGCACCGGACCACATGAAGGCCTATCTGGTCGGTGACGTGGAATTCTGGGGCGATCATGGCGAGGATCTGGTGAAGCGCTTCAACGCCTGGCTCGCCCAATAG
- a CDS encoding ABC transporter permease has protein sequence MSSIAMPSIKTRTSATDRSDSLRPLALAAPLLLLLAFSFGAPIVALLSRAVYEPTIANALPRTIAALRVDGATGVPAEPVFSAFAADLKEAQAAGVIYEFAKTLNTRLPGARSQVLRVARLAGQDQTATKEAMIKAAPLLGEEQGWAAIRAGTNRFTSFFLLSAFDLRWTDQGTIGAVPADQAVFTRVFGRTFLIATLVTLATLALAFPLAYVMTNVRPVIAGIVLVLVLLPFWTSILVRTAAWTVILQKYGLLNDLLLWLGVTSDRLELMYSRTGLIIAMTHIQLPFTLLPIYSVMRAVQPSQLRAAQSLGGRPFTVFRRVYLPQVMPGVLAGCLLTFILCLGYYITPVLIGGASDQLISNFIANYVNVELNWEMAAALSFVLLASTLGLYVVMTRYLGLDLFKMG, from the coding sequence ATGTCGTCGATCGCCATGCCTAGCATCAAGACACGGACCAGCGCGACGGATCGCAGCGACAGCCTGCGCCCACTGGCGCTCGCGGCGCCGCTGCTGCTCCTGCTGGCCTTCAGCTTCGGCGCGCCGATCGTGGCGTTGCTATCGCGCGCCGTGTACGAGCCGACCATCGCCAATGCGCTTCCACGCACCATCGCGGCCTTGCGGGTAGACGGCGCCACAGGCGTGCCGGCCGAACCGGTCTTCAGCGCCTTCGCGGCTGACCTGAAAGAGGCGCAGGCGGCAGGCGTGATCTATGAATTCGCCAAAACCCTCAACACCCGCCTGCCCGGCGCGCGCAGCCAGGTGTTGCGCGTGGCGCGCCTCGCCGGTCAGGACCAGACGGCGACCAAGGAGGCGATGATCAAGGCCGCGCCGCTTCTGGGCGAAGAACAAGGCTGGGCGGCGATCCGGGCAGGTACGAACCGGTTCACCTCGTTCTTTCTCCTCAGCGCTTTCGATCTGCGCTGGACCGACCAGGGAACGATCGGCGCGGTACCGGCGGATCAGGCCGTCTTCACCCGGGTCTTCGGCCGGACCTTCCTGATCGCGACGCTGGTTACGCTGGCGACGCTGGCGCTCGCTTTTCCGCTCGCCTACGTCATGACCAACGTGCGGCCCGTGATTGCCGGCATCGTGCTTGTCCTGGTGTTGCTGCCATTCTGGACGTCGATCCTCGTGCGCACGGCGGCATGGACCGTGATCCTTCAGAAGTACGGCCTTCTCAACGACCTGTTGCTCTGGCTCGGCGTGACGTCGGACCGCCTCGAGCTGATGTACAGCCGGACAGGTCTCATCATTGCGATGACGCACATCCAGTTGCCGTTCACGCTTCTGCCGATCTATAGCGTGATGCGCGCCGTGCAGCCGTCGCAACTCAGGGCGGCCCAATCGCTCGGCGGCCGGCCTTTCACCGTGTTTCGGCGGGTCTATCTGCCCCAGGTCATGCCGGGCGTATTGGCCGGCTGCCTGCTCACCTTCATCCTGTGCCTCGGCTATTACATCACGCCGGTCCTGATCGGCGGCGCCAGCGACCAGTTGATCAGCAATTTCATCGCCAACTACGTCAACGTCGAGCTGAACTGGGAAATGGCGGCGGCACTCAGCTTCGTGCTGCTCGCATCTACGCTCGGCCTGTACGTCGTGATGACACGCTATCTCGGTCTCGACCTCTTCAAGATGGGATGA
- a CDS encoding ABC transporter permease, protein MLLSPYPTTSERIRVAALWIWCVLVLIFLVVPIFVPVPLSFNSGSFFTFPLAGISTRWYEVVLGTPRWRAAIGNSLLIGAGATVLATFLGTLTAIGLSDPKFPARRFVVPLLISPLIVPVVVTAVGTYLFYARIGLANTYVGIILAHTVLASPFVVVTVGASLTGFDRNLMRATSSLGAKPLTGFRRVMLPLILPGVLSGAAFAFVTSFDEVVVAQFLANAQQRTLPLEMFTGLREQLSPAITAAATLMMGLSILLLIVANLLARRSRQGASALAE, encoded by the coding sequence ATGCTGTTGTCGCCATACCCGACCACCAGTGAACGGATCCGCGTCGCCGCGCTTTGGATCTGGTGCGTCCTGGTGCTGATCTTCCTCGTCGTGCCAATTTTCGTGCCCGTGCCGCTTTCTTTCAACAGCGGATCTTTCTTCACCTTCCCGCTGGCAGGCATTTCGACACGTTGGTACGAAGTCGTGCTCGGGACGCCGCGCTGGCGCGCCGCAATCGGCAACAGCCTGCTGATCGGCGCGGGCGCGACCGTCCTTGCGACATTTCTGGGAACGTTGACCGCGATCGGCTTGTCGGACCCGAAATTCCCGGCCCGGCGGTTCGTCGTGCCGTTGCTGATTTCGCCCCTGATCGTCCCGGTCGTCGTGACGGCGGTCGGGACCTATCTCTTCTATGCCCGCATCGGGCTCGCCAACACCTATGTCGGCATCATCCTCGCCCACACCGTGCTGGCGAGCCCCTTCGTCGTGGTGACCGTCGGCGCGAGTCTCACGGGGTTCGACCGCAATCTGATGCGGGCGACGTCCAGCCTCGGAGCGAAACCGCTGACCGGATTCCGTCGGGTCATGCTGCCGCTGATCCTGCCCGGCGTATTGTCTGGCGCCGCCTTCGCCTTTGTGACCTCCTTCGACGAGGTCGTCGTCGCACAGTTTCTCGCCAACGCCCAGCAGCGCACCCTGCCGCTCGAGATGTTCACGGGCCTGCGCGAGCAATTGAGCCCGGCGATCACGGCGGCCGCTACGTTGATGATGGGCCTGTCGATCCTGCTGCTGATCGTCGCCAATCTGCTCGCCCGCCGGTCGCGCCAAGGCGCCAGTGCCCTGGCCGAGTGA
- a CDS encoding ethanolamine ammonia-lyase subunit EutB — MSYHTTISGTRWAFHDLKTLLAKASPARSGDALAGVAAQSAIERVAAQTVLADLPLKTFLNVDLVPYEDDEVSRLILDSHDLTAFGPVSHLTVGGFREWLLDTRTTTSHLTALAPGLTPEMAAAVSKIMRAQDLIAVAAKCSVVTAFRNTIGSPGRLSTRLQPNHPTDDSRGIAASLLDGLLFGVGDAVIGVNPATDSLQDYVRIVSLLDDVRERLGVPTQTCCLGHVTTAIQAINLGAPVDLVFQSIAGSEKANRGFGISLSVLAEAHEAAVSLARGTVGRNVMYFETGQGSALSADANFGVDQQTMEARAYAIARRFTPLLVNTVVGFIGPEYLYNGKEITRAGLEDHFCGKLLGVPMGCDVCYTNHAEADQDDMDALLTLLSAAGVTFVIAVPGADDVMLNYQSLAFHDILYARQTLGRRCAPEFEDWLLRMGLTDTDGRLLEQASGAIGPAIALIETMKA, encoded by the coding sequence ATGTCTTATCACACGACGATCAGCGGCACGCGCTGGGCCTTTCACGACCTCAAGACGCTGCTTGCCAAGGCTTCGCCGGCCCGCTCCGGCGATGCTCTGGCCGGCGTCGCGGCGCAGAGCGCGATCGAGCGTGTCGCCGCCCAGACGGTGCTGGCCGATCTCCCTCTCAAGACCTTCCTGAATGTCGATCTCGTACCGTATGAGGACGACGAGGTTTCCCGTCTGATCCTCGATAGCCATGACCTGACGGCATTCGGACCGGTGTCGCATCTGACCGTCGGCGGGTTTCGCGAATGGCTGCTCGACACGCGGACCACGACGAGCCATCTGACGGCGCTGGCCCCGGGCCTGACCCCGGAAATGGCCGCCGCAGTGTCCAAGATCATGCGTGCGCAGGACCTCATAGCGGTCGCCGCCAAGTGCAGCGTTGTGACGGCTTTCCGCAACACGATCGGCTCACCCGGCCGCCTCTCCACGCGCCTGCAACCGAACCATCCGACCGACGATTCCCGTGGAATTGCAGCGAGCCTGCTTGACGGACTCCTGTTCGGAGTCGGCGATGCGGTGATCGGCGTCAATCCCGCAACCGATAGCCTGCAGGACTATGTGCGGATCGTCAGCCTGCTCGACGATGTCCGGGAGCGCCTCGGCGTCCCCACACAGACCTGCTGTCTCGGTCATGTCACGACCGCGATCCAGGCCATCAATCTCGGCGCCCCGGTCGATCTCGTCTTTCAATCCATAGCCGGCTCGGAAAAGGCCAATCGAGGATTCGGGATCAGCCTGTCCGTCCTCGCGGAGGCCCATGAGGCCGCAGTTTCGCTGGCGCGCGGCACGGTCGGCCGGAACGTCATGTATTTTGAAACTGGACAAGGGAGCGCATTGTCCGCCGACGCAAATTTTGGAGTGGACCAACAGACGATGGAAGCGCGCGCCTACGCGATCGCGCGGCGGTTCACGCCGCTGCTCGTCAACACGGTCGTCGGCTTCATCGGTCCCGAATATCTCTACAACGGCAAGGAAATCACGCGGGCGGGGCTCGAGGACCATTTTTGCGGCAAACTGCTCGGCGTGCCGATGGGATGCGACGTCTGCTACACCAATCACGCCGAAGCCGATCAGGACGACATGGATGCGCTGCTGACGCTGCTGAGCGCCGCAGGCGTCACCTTCGTCATCGCAGTCCCCGGCGCCGACGACGTCATGCTGAATTATCAGAGCCTGGCGTTTCACGACATCCTCTACGCCCGCCAGACTCTCGGCCGGCGA